The following proteins are co-located in the Clostridiales bacterium genome:
- a CDS encoding lytic transglycosylase domain-containing protein yields the protein MAKKLVSVWLSLTVLLFSSISIYAEENVQGDFFIKEIVVNGETIDNDHLQFPFFLYKDTTYFPLTPEMGEIFGIKTEFDFESRTLKLLKTEPSLVNISERWKKNERKEIETQTFSDAKVLMYELDYQSLAKVLGGDTAKVNSDISEETEGTVSDEVIKIPQLSVRELDLGGLPVLTRDKVVYLPLKAMSGKDGFAWDVYYDSYTGIYVSTKEGTPAKSYWKEAESKYNKGLVNYIREYNGSYSENKAQELVFMFKHAAETYKIDEKILMAVAHKESTFNSKARGSSGSLGMMQVMPSTGARYGLGESQLLDAETSINFGAMYLSERIAAYGGDVSKGFSAYNQGSVAVNRGSYSTRYANRIIGTVDGISSYLTSHGYGSGN from the coding sequence ATGGCAAAGAAGCTTGTATCTGTGTGGCTTTCATTGACTGTCTTACTTTTCTCATCAATTTCTATATATGCTGAAGAAAACGTTCAAGGAGATTTTTTTATTAAAGAAATCGTTGTTAATGGGGAAACGATTGACAACGACCATTTACAGTTTCCATTTTTTCTGTACAAAGACACGACTTATTTCCCATTGACACCTGAGATGGGAGAGATATTCGGCATTAAGACCGAATTTGATTTTGAAAGCCGCACACTTAAACTTTTGAAAACTGAGCCATCACTGGTGAACATCAGTGAACGGTGGAAGAAGAACGAAAGAAAGGAGATCGAGACCCAGACATTCAGCGATGCAAAGGTCCTTATGTATGAGTTGGACTATCAAAGCTTAGCAAAAGTTCTGGGAGGAGATACCGCTAAAGTAAACTCGGACATCAGCGAGGAGACAGAAGGTACCGTAAGCGACGAAGTAATAAAGATTCCGCAGCTGTCGGTCAGGGAATTGGACCTTGGGGGTCTGCCTGTATTGACCAGAGACAAAGTAGTATATCTTCCACTTAAGGCTATGTCTGGAAAAGACGGATTCGCCTGGGATGTGTATTACGACTCCTATACTGGAATCTATGTTAGCACAAAAGAAGGGACTCCTGCAAAATCCTATTGGAAAGAAGCAGAGTCAAAATATAACAAAGGATTAGTAAACTATATCCGTGAGTACAATGGAAGTTATTCCGAAAATAAGGCACAGGAACTGGTATTTATGTTCAAGCATGCTGCGGAAACTTACAAGATTGATGAGAAAATCCTCATGGCTGTAGCGCATAAAGAAAGCACCTTCAACTCCAAAGCCAGAGGGAGCAGCGGCTCGCTCGGCATGATGCAGGTAATGCCTTCGACAGGGGCCAGATATGGTCTCGGTGAAAGCCAGCTCCTGGATGCTGAAACCAGTATCAATTTTGGAGCGATGTATCTCAGTGAAAGAATTGCAGCCTACGGCGGCGATGTTTCCAAGGGATTCTCCGCTTATAATCAGGGATCCGTTGCAGTTAACAGGGGATCCTACTCCACGAGATATGCCAATAGAATTATTGGTACAGTCGACGGAATCAGCTCTTACCTTACCTCACATGGGTATGGTTCCGGCAATTGA
- a CDS encoding transposase, with amino-acid sequence MLYPNCTADLLGLKDVIVTRVENFNNQIHVWLESRLQMQVCPVCRHGTKRTHSYREQLVKDLPLQGLHCLLHVRKRRYYCPHCGTVFQERLSFLARYQRNTKRLTSKVLHDYSCEQSTASIAKRNGISTGTAIRIFDRVSYPLPKLPRVLSIDEFKGTQVGANFSAFSLIL; translated from the coding sequence ATGCTCTACCCAAATTGTACAGCAGACTTGCTGGGATTAAAAGATGTAATTGTAACCAGAGTCGAGAATTTTAACAATCAGATTCATGTGTGGCTGGAATCTAGACTTCAGATGCAGGTTTGCCCGGTCTGCCGTCATGGAACGAAGAGAACGCATTCCTACCGCGAACAGCTTGTAAAGGACCTGCCGTTACAAGGGCTGCACTGCCTGCTCCATGTGCGAAAGCGCAGATATTACTGCCCTCACTGTGGAACTGTCTTTCAGGAAAGGTTATCGTTTCTTGCACGATATCAGCGGAATACAAAACGACTAACCTCTAAAGTATTGCATGATTACAGCTGTGAACAATCCACTGCATCTATCGCAAAAAGGAACGGCATTTCTACTGGAACAGCGATAAGAATCTTCGATAGAGTATCATATCCGCTTCCAAAGTTGCCAAGGGTTCTTTCTATCGATGAATTCAAGGGAACGCAGGTGGGCGCAAATTTCAGTGCATTCTCACTGATCCTGTAA
- a CDS encoding radical SAM protein, translating to MEEKQTTYRIGPIRPPSEANSLLLQITGGCTWNRCKFCSIYKHERFRVFSVDSIKRDIDVMAEYADMVTSYMNQDGTLNKKTALSRFEGMTQEEKNCYYLVYRWLAGGGENVFLQDGNSLAVKTERVLEVLRYLREKLPSIKRVTTYGRAETLAKISADEYTQLKKAGLDRIHSGFESGSDQVLQLIDKGVTAEQEILAGHNIKAGGIELSVYFMPGIGGKDLSTENALETARVVRAINPDFVRLRSAVIKEGTDLWQDYRGGRIRLCSENDKLTEVKLLIENSQGCTGYLASDHIINLLQNVEGRLDADSQNMLAKINEYFALPPLQQKLFQLARRCGMVSEPSDLLLLAKDQRLRLEQSIRSITEEVLWDEKMNEILMDYI from the coding sequence ATGGAAGAAAAACAGACGACCTATCGAATTGGTCCCATTCGTCCTCCGAGCGAGGCGAATAGCTTGCTATTGCAAATTACTGGGGGGTGCACATGGAACCGCTGCAAGTTTTGCAGCATTTACAAGCATGAAAGGTTCAGAGTATTTTCTGTAGATAGCATCAAAAGAGATATTGATGTCATGGCGGAATATGCTGACATGGTCACGAGCTACATGAATCAAGATGGGACGCTAAACAAAAAAACAGCACTGTCAAGATTTGAAGGCATGACGCAGGAAGAAAAAAATTGCTACTATTTAGTATACCGCTGGCTTGCAGGAGGTGGTGAGAATGTTTTTTTACAGGATGGAAATTCTCTTGCGGTTAAGACGGAGCGAGTTCTTGAAGTTCTGCGCTACTTAAGAGAAAAGCTTCCAAGCATCAAGCGGGTTACGACTTATGGGAGAGCTGAAACCCTTGCAAAGATTTCGGCGGACGAATACACACAGCTAAAGAAAGCGGGACTTGATCGCATTCATTCCGGTTTTGAATCCGGATCAGACCAGGTGTTGCAGCTCATTGACAAAGGGGTAACGGCAGAGCAGGAAATTTTGGCAGGACACAATATTAAGGCGGGCGGCATTGAACTTTCAGTATATTTCATGCCCGGGATAGGAGGGAAAGATCTTTCGACAGAAAATGCCCTTGAGACAGCCAGGGTGGTTCGTGCCATAAACCCTGATTTTGTGAGGCTCAGAAGTGCTGTGATCAAGGAGGGCACAGACTTGTGGCAGGATTACAGGGGCGGACGTATCCGCTTATGCAGTGAAAATGATAAGCTTACTGAGGTCAAACTGCTGATAGAAAATTCCCAGGGCTGTACCGGATATCTGGCCAGTGACCATATCATCAACCTCCTTCAAAATGTTGAGGGAAGACTTGATGCTGATTCCCAGAACATGCTGGCCAAGATTAATGAGTATTTTGCGCTGCCGCCGCTTCAGCAAAAGCTCTTTCAGCTGGCAAGGCGCTGCGGAATGGTCTCTGAGCCCAGTGATTTACTTCTGCTGGCAAAGGATCAGCGGCTTCGGCTGGAACAATCGATTCGTTCCATAACAGAAGAAGTGCTTTGGGATGAAAAGATGAATGAGATTTTGATGGATTATATATAA
- a CDS encoding threonine/serine exporter family protein: MINQIQKKVLILALRAGELMMKSGAEAYRVEDTITRICKACKIPYVEVFATPTGIFLSLDQGSEDSDMHTFIKRIKGTGIDLAKISQINHFSREFASTDLSIDAGLNRLKEIATMKPYALLVRILGAALVSSFFALIFNGDSKDFLCSFFIGACSYMLSILLDRIDTNLFIRGFCCCALATFLALTCLSLGLGTDQNAIIIGSIMIFLPGVALTNAIRDTLAGDMLSGATKGIEAVIIAISLAAGVGVTIKLWTLLGGAF; the protein is encoded by the coding sequence ATGATTAATCAGATACAAAAAAAAGTACTCATCCTGGCGCTCCGTGCCGGTGAGCTGATGATGAAAAGCGGTGCGGAAGCATATCGGGTAGAGGACACCATCACAAGGATCTGTAAAGCATGCAAAATTCCTTATGTAGAAGTGTTCGCTACTCCAACCGGAATATTCCTGTCTCTTGACCAAGGCTCTGAAGACAGCGACATGCACACCTTTATCAAGCGAATTAAGGGCACCGGTATCGATCTTGCAAAAATATCTCAAATCAATCATTTTTCCAGAGAATTTGCCAGTACCGACTTGTCCATTGATGCGGGGCTAAACAGACTGAAAGAGATCGCGACAATGAAACCCTATGCACTGCTTGTAAGAATTCTCGGTGCAGCACTGGTATCATCTTTTTTCGCCTTAATCTTCAATGGTGATTCCAAGGACTTCTTGTGCTCATTTTTTATTGGAGCTTGCAGCTACATGCTGTCCATTCTGCTTGACAGAATCGACACCAACCTCTTCATCAGGGGATTTTGCTGCTGTGCGCTCGCCACATTTCTTGCTCTGACCTGCCTTTCCCTGGGACTGGGCACCGATCAAAATGCCATTATTATCGGGTCCATTATGATTTTCCTCCCTGGGGTTGCCCTGACCAATGCAATTCGCGATACCCTTGCGGGTGATATGCTGTCAGGTGCCACAAAAGGGATAGAGGCCGTAATCATTGCCATTTCTCTTGCGGCCGGGGTCGGCGTTACCATCAAGCTGTGGACTCTTTTGGGAGGTGCATTCTGA
- a CDS encoding threonine/serine exporter, with amino-acid sequence MIWAFLFAFCSTIGFCILFHVPKKHIVSASFVGACGWLTYTYFIETGSGNITACFVGSCIVALFSELFSRAFKDAATIFIIPGILPLVPGANMYYTMLAILEGNSQETAAIGTETILMAGAIAVALLAVASVIKLISQVGRNLLTWLR; translated from the coding sequence ATGATTTGGGCATTTTTATTCGCCTTCTGCTCAACGATAGGCTTTTGCATATTGTTTCATGTGCCAAAAAAGCACATCGTCAGTGCTTCCTTTGTTGGCGCCTGTGGTTGGCTCACCTATACGTATTTCATTGAGACAGGTTCAGGCAATATCACGGCTTGTTTTGTCGGCTCATGCATAGTGGCATTGTTCAGCGAGCTTTTTTCCAGAGCCTTTAAGGATGCCGCCACCATCTTCATAATACCAGGCATCCTGCCACTGGTTCCCGGAGCAAATATGTATTATACCATGCTTGCAATCCTGGAAGGAAATTCCCAGGAAACGGCAGCAATTGGAACCGAAACGATACTAATGGCGGGAGCGATTGCCGTTGCACTGCTAGCGGTCGCTTCTGTGATCAAACTTATTTCCCAGGTAGGGAGAAATTTATTGACATGGTTGCGGTAA
- a CDS encoding putrescine aminotransferase, whose protein sequence is MTACNKELALKEAQRVVGYIEKAELSKDDKDRIVKDSIANFNENVNPGWLEYRKSVSDNAAFVEWTDSVDHFEDLYGTQFIDCLGGFGIYTCGHRNPEILKTVKAQLDRYALHSQELVDPLRGYLANILAMITPGDLQYAFFTNGGAEAVEMALKLARLATGGRWYISTVGAFHGKSMGAISMGGKGAYREDYAPMIQQVQHVKYGDADAMEAAIKNLQAVGEKVAGVIIEPIQGEAGVIIPPAGYLKAVREICDKYGVALIFDEIQTGMGRTGTMWRCEADDVTPDIMTYGKAFGGGIMPITGIIARPWCWGEKLIENPWILGSPTFGGNPLACSAALSTIKYMLENDIPKVCKEKGDYFMEKLGILMEKYPTVLKAVRGAGLLIAMEFPEAEVGYKVTKGLFERHVMTAGTLVNAKTVRIEPPATLSYEHIDEVISKLDESLADAKAEFQL, encoded by the coding sequence ATGACCGCATGTAACAAAGAATTAGCATTAAAAGAAGCTCAGAGAGTTGTAGGCTATATCGAGAAGGCAGAGCTGTCAAAAGATGATAAAGACAGAATCGTTAAGGATTCCATTGCAAACTTTAATGAAAATGTTAATCCAGGATGGCTGGAATACAGAAAATCCGTGTCCGACAATGCCGCATTCGTTGAATGGACAGACTCTGTGGATCATTTTGAAGACCTTTATGGAACTCAGTTCATCGACTGCCTGGGAGGTTTCGGAATCTATACTTGTGGACACAGAAATCCTGAGATTTTAAAGACCGTAAAAGCGCAGCTTGACAGATACGCATTACATAGCCAGGAACTGGTAGATCCGCTCAGAGGTTATCTTGCAAATATTCTTGCGATGATTACTCCTGGAGATCTGCAGTATGCGTTCTTTACAAACGGCGGAGCGGAAGCAGTTGAAATGGCCCTTAAGCTTGCTCGTCTTGCTACAGGCGGAAGATGGTATATCTCTACGGTCGGTGCATTCCACGGAAAATCCATGGGAGCGATCTCCATGGGAGGAAAAGGCGCTTACAGAGAAGACTATGCTCCTATGATTCAGCAGGTTCAGCACGTAAAATACGGTGATGCCGATGCAATGGAAGCTGCTATTAAGAATCTTCAGGCAGTGGGTGAGAAGGTTGCCGGCGTTATCATTGAGCCAATTCAGGGAGAAGCAGGAGTTATTATTCCTCCGGCAGGATACCTGAAGGCAGTCAGAGAGATCTGTGACAAGTATGGCGTGGCTTTGATCTTTGACGAAATCCAGACTGGTATGGGAAGAACCGGAACCATGTGGAGATGTGAAGCAGATGACGTTACCCCGGACATTATGACCTACGGAAAAGCATTCGGCGGCGGAATCATGCCGATTACCGGTATTATTGCAAGACCTTGGTGCTGGGGAGAAAAGCTCATTGAGAATCCATGGATTCTTGGATCACCAACCTTCGGTGGAAATCCTCTTGCTTGCTCGGCTGCACTGTCAACCATCAAGTATATGCTTGAAAATGACATTCCAAAGGTTTGCAAAGAGAAGGGCGACTACTTCATGGAAAAGCTCGGCATACTGATGGAAAAATATCCGACAGTTCTGAAGGCTGTAAGAGGCGCAGGACTTTTGATTGCTATGGAATTCCCAGAAGCAGAAGTTGGATACAAAGTGACAAAGGGGCTGTTCGAAAGACACGTAATGACAGCAGGAACACTTGTTAATGCCAAGACCGTAAGAATTGAGCCACCTGCAACTTTATCCTATGAGCACATTGACGAAGTCATTTCCAAGCTGGATGAATCTCTTGCAGATGCAAAGGCTGAATTCCAGCTTTAA
- a CDS encoding magnesium transporter encodes MGGKIYHDTFANWGEQLLIYNLDGTATKLEKLKPNEILGEKPCIGVLDRSELLQWNPHLAIPERILEECLKGTVSKFESHDGFDYVSLLIPDRTSLLGSSISISIYFRTNLLIFICDETQDYSLLHSIISRIEQKEIKNLTLERVLYEFFDLLTAGDSLFLENLEQEITELEESLFTKGKKDYIKEIILMKKKLLVLKRYYEQLFDLSEAMEGNENELLTNGMIRYFHILTNRINRLSDSISNLRDYVSQVREAYQTEVDISQNRIMQLFTVITAIFLPLTLIVGWYGMNFPMPEYHWVYGYPAVIITCGAVSLLSIIYFKKHKWF; translated from the coding sequence CTGGGTGGTAAAATATACCATGATACGTTTGCGAATTGGGGTGAGCAACTTTTGATTTACAATTTGGACGGAACTGCCACAAAATTGGAAAAACTAAAACCAAATGAGATACTGGGGGAAAAGCCCTGCATCGGAGTCCTTGACAGAAGTGAACTTCTCCAATGGAATCCTCATCTGGCCATCCCTGAACGAATTCTGGAAGAATGCCTGAAAGGAACTGTGTCAAAATTTGAAAGCCATGACGGCTTTGACTACGTTAGCCTCCTGATACCGGACAGAACAAGTCTTTTGGGAAGCAGCATCAGTATCTCCATTTACTTTCGGACAAACCTCCTTATTTTTATCTGTGATGAGACACAAGATTATAGCCTGCTTCACAGCATCATCAGCAGAATCGAACAGAAAGAGATAAAGAATCTAACGCTGGAGCGCGTTCTCTACGAATTTTTTGATCTGCTAACGGCCGGAGATTCCCTGTTTCTTGAAAATTTAGAACAGGAGATTACAGAACTCGAGGAATCGCTTTTTACGAAAGGAAAAAAAGATTATATTAAAGAAATCATTCTTATGAAGAAGAAGCTTCTAGTCTTAAAGCGCTATTACGAGCAGCTCTTTGACCTCTCCGAGGCGATGGAGGGAAATGAGAATGAGCTTCTGACAAACGGTATGATTCGTTACTTTCACATTCTGACGAACCGTATTAACCGACTTTCTGATTCAATCTCCAATCTCCGAGATTATGTTTCTCAAGTTCGGGAGGCTTATCAGACAGAGGTAGATATCAGCCAGAACAGAATCATGCAGCTCTTCACTGTAATAACAGCAATCTTTCTGCCGCTGACCCTAATTGTAGGTTGGTATGGCATGAATTTTCCTATGCCCGAATACCACTGGGTCTATGGGTATCCAGCAGTGATCATCACTTGCGGGGCAGTGTCTCTACTGAGTATTATCTATTTCAAAAAACACAAATGGTTTTAG
- a CDS encoding ISL3 family transposase — translation MQGNAGGRKFQCILTDPVKHKVLDILPSKKSDDLIAYFLQFPLEKRKQVQYLVMDMSLQFRDVMTLCFPEASVITDKFHVCRYVTWALENVRKSEQKKFSDERRKYFKKSRWLLLSRQEKLNEEQCQQLENMLAVSEKLRKAYWLKENFYVFMDSKDIYEAKKNLSNWNLCAGVAKLEEFQKCFDIINKWQPYILRAFSLGYTNGFTEGCNNRIKVLKRNCYGVRNFSRFRNRILHMMAA, via the coding sequence ATTCAAGGGAACGCAGGTGGGCGCAAATTTCAGTGCATTCTCACTGATCCTGTAAAGCATAAGGTCCTAGATATTCTTCCTTCCAAGAAAAGCGATGATTTGATCGCCTACTTCCTTCAGTTTCCTCTGGAAAAGCGCAAACAGGTTCAATATCTAGTGATGGATATGAGCCTTCAATTCCGAGATGTTATGACGCTCTGTTTTCCAGAGGCCAGTGTAATCACGGACAAGTTCCACGTTTGCCGGTATGTGACATGGGCGCTAGAAAACGTGAGAAAATCCGAGCAAAAGAAATTCAGTGATGAACGACGTAAATACTTCAAGAAAAGCCGCTGGCTACTTCTATCTCGGCAGGAAAAGCTCAACGAAGAGCAGTGCCAGCAGCTTGAAAATATGCTGGCGGTATCCGAGAAACTCCGCAAAGCGTACTGGTTGAAAGAAAACTTTTATGTATTTATGGACAGCAAAGATATCTACGAAGCAAAAAAGAATCTGAGTAACTGGAATCTATGTGCAGGAGTTGCAAAACTAGAGGAGTTTCAGAAATGCTTTGATATCATCAACAAATGGCAGCCCTACATACTCCGAGCCTTTAGCCTGGGATATACAAACGGATTTACGGAAGGCTGCAATAATCGGATCAAAGTCTTGAAGCGAAACTGTTACGGAGTCCGAAATTTTAGCCGCTTTCGCAATCGAATCCTTCATATGATGGCAGCCTGA
- a CDS encoding ferrous iron transport protein A, whose amino-acid sequence MKTTLDKLKMGSKGIISNVGGEGALRRRLLDMGLTPNTTVMVRKVAPLGDPIELHLRNYELTIRQEDAGKIEVTEVAE is encoded by the coding sequence ATGAAAACGACACTGGACAAACTAAAAATGGGAAGCAAGGGCATCATCAGCAACGTGGGAGGCGAAGGTGCACTGCGCAGACGTCTGCTGGATATGGGTTTGACCCCCAACACAACGGTAATGGTACGAAAGGTCGCTCCTTTGGGCGATCCCATCGAGCTTCATCTACGGAATTATGAACTGACAATCCGTCAGGAGGATGCCGGGAAAATAGAAGTAACGGAGGTGGCGGAGTGA
- the feoB gene encoding ferrous iron transport protein B gives MTFALIGNPNSGKTTLFNQITGSNQRVGNFPGVTVEKKDGPVRGHKGVTVVDLPGIYSLSPYTAEEVVTRDFLIYEKPDAIINIIDATNIERNLYLTLQLMELNVPMILALNMMDEIRSNGASIDIQKLEEQLGIPVVPISASKNDGVDELTHRAIKCAEHKTKPKNLDFCCGHVHNAIHSIAHLITDEAKAAGLPLRFAAAKIVEGDQPVIDRLKLMEPELDIIQHIVDDMESHLNTDREAAIADMRYAFIESICKECVKKSAQSREHLRSVQIDNIMTHKYLAIPIFLGIMLFVFWLTFGIFGSGLSDLLSLGIDSVTQVVDHALSQVNINPALHSLIINGVFAGVGSVLSFIPIILVLFFFLSLLEDSGYMARVAFVMDKLLRKIGLSGRSFIPMLIGFGCSVPAIMATRTLPSERDRKMTIILTPFMSCSAKLPIYAVFTAAFFPNHEPLVMISLYLMGILVGILVGLLLKKTVFEGSPVPFVMELPPYRLPSAKSVTLKMWERAVDFLKRAFTVIFIATIIIWALQSFDFGFNMVADTGDSMLAGAGKLVAPIFAPLGFSDWRAATALVTGLTAKEAMVSTFAILLGASDTASVTPLLSQLFAPLSAFSFLTFSLLYMPCVAAMAAVRRELGGWKNAILAMSFQTFVAWIAAFLVYQIGSFLF, from the coding sequence ATCACCTTTGCACTCATCGGAAATCCCAACAGCGGAAAGACAACACTTTTTAATCAGATAACGGGAAGCAACCAACGCGTGGGCAATTTTCCAGGGGTTACCGTTGAAAAGAAAGACGGTCCCGTCAGAGGCCATAAAGGGGTAACGGTGGTGGATCTTCCGGGGATCTATTCCCTTTCACCTTATACAGCCGAAGAAGTGGTCACCAGAGATTTTCTGATTTACGAAAAACCCGATGCCATTATCAATATCATCGACGCGACAAATATTGAACGAAATCTCTATTTGACCCTTCAGTTAATGGAACTTAATGTGCCGATGATTCTGGCCTTAAATATGATGGATGAAATCCGCAGCAACGGAGCATCCATTGACATACAGAAGCTGGAAGAACAGCTGGGCATCCCCGTTGTACCAATCTCAGCCAGCAAGAACGACGGCGTAGACGAACTAACACACCGAGCAATCAAGTGTGCCGAGCATAAGACGAAACCAAAGAACCTCGATTTCTGCTGCGGTCACGTACATAACGCAATTCATTCCATTGCCCACCTGATAACAGACGAGGCGAAGGCTGCTGGTCTTCCTTTGCGATTTGCCGCTGCTAAAATCGTGGAGGGTGATCAGCCCGTTATCGACAGATTGAAGCTGATGGAGCCCGAGCTGGACATCATTCAGCATATTGTGGATGATATGGAGTCTCACCTTAATACTGACCGGGAAGCGGCGATAGCAGATATGCGCTATGCCTTCATTGAATCCATCTGCAAAGAGTGCGTTAAAAAGTCAGCCCAATCCAGGGAGCATCTAAGGTCCGTTCAGATTGACAACATAATGACACACAAATATTTGGCAATACCCATCTTCCTTGGGATTATGTTATTTGTCTTCTGGTTAACCTTCGGAATCTTTGGTTCTGGACTAAGTGATTTGCTTTCCTTGGGAATCGATAGTGTCACTCAGGTGGTGGACCATGCCCTTTCGCAGGTAAACATCAATCCTGCCCTCCACTCACTGATCATCAACGGGGTATTTGCGGGAGTAGGAAGCGTGCTTTCCTTTATCCCCATCATACTCGTGCTGTTCTTCTTCCTCTCACTTTTGGAGGACAGCGGTTATATGGCTCGTGTTGCTTTTGTCATGGATAAACTGCTGAGAAAGATCGGCCTTTCCGGACGCTCCTTTATTCCCATGCTGATCGGATTTGGATGTTCTGTACCTGCAATTATGGCAACCCGAACCCTGCCAAGTGAACGAGACCGCAAAATGACCATTATCTTGACACCTTTTATGTCCTGCAGTGCCAAGCTCCCAATTTATGCAGTCTTTACTGCTGCTTTTTTTCCGAATCATGAGCCCCTGGTCATGATTTCCCTTTACCTTATGGGCATACTCGTGGGGATCCTTGTGGGGCTTTTGCTGAAAAAAACAGTATTTGAAGGCAGCCCGGTTCCCTTTGTCATGGAGCTGCCTCCGTACAGACTTCCATCCGCAAAAAGCGTGACCTTAAAAATGTGGGAACGTGCTGTTGATTTTCTCAAGCGGGCTTTTACGGTAATATTCATCGCGACGATTATTATTTGGGCACTTCAGAGCTTCGATTTTGGATTTAATATGGTCGCAGACACTGGAGACAGCATGCTTGCCGGAGCGGGCAAGCTAGTCGCGCCAATCTTTGCGCCACTGGGCTTTTCCGACTGGCGAGCAGCAACTGCGTTGGTTACCGGTTTAACTGCCAAGGAAGCCATGGTAAGTACGTTTGCAATCCTGCTGGGTGCGTCGGATACCGCATCTGTAACACCGCTGCTTTCCCAGCTTTTCGCACCACTGTCAGCCTTTTCATTCCTTACATTCTCTTTACTGTACATGCCATGTGTTGCTGCAATGGCTGCGGTAAGACGAGAACTGGGCGGCTGGAAAAATGCGATTCTTGCAATGTCCTTTCAGACATTCGTAGCGTGGATTGCAGCTTTCCTTGTCTACCAGATCGGATCGTTCCTTTTCTAA